Genomic segment of Arachis hypogaea cultivar Tifrunner chromosome 11, arahy.Tifrunner.gnm2.J5K5, whole genome shotgun sequence:
atcaaatatcGACAGAAATGAagtcgattttatataataatatcgacggcagcattgtcgattttattaagcTGGTAAATCATATTATAGATGAAAatattgtcgattttattaaagcAAATATCGACATAAATGacgtcgattttatataataatatcgacggcaaCGTTGTCGATTTTAGCAAGAAGGTAAAATTCTTATACTCATATTATAAATGGAAAGACCGTCgatttcaataaattattatcGATGGCTACccaagccgtcgattttattagaattttgaaaaattgacaaGCTTAATAGCGTCCATCTCCGCTGTCTATTTTGCCGtcgatttttaatattatcgacggcTTAGCCGTTGATTTGGCTGTCGATTTTAATGATATTTCTGGTAGTGTGTAAGAACCGtaactaatcaaccggttaattaagtaacTAATTACCCAAAGTAGATTCCAAAAatttagagagagaatttgaggatttaaaggtgatttttggactcagtgggtctttctgagtcagaaaatgtgctttctgtGAAAAACCGTGAACCGGAAGTTGaatcggttgaaccggttcaagtctgcccggtaccgcacgagaaaaagtaaaaaccatcaaaaaccttaaaaaaatattagaaatggaaaaccgggtgttaattttaaaggtttggcctgaAGTTagaccaaacgggctaaaaacgctaaccgGTTGGACCGAGCCCAAGTtggacccaagcccaacatatataaggttcatttaatgaacccaaACAGCCAAACCACACAAACAAACACACACACCCAGCTGAaagagaaggggaagaagagaaaCCCTTGAGcactattcatcatcttcttctcaagctcatatcttgagctacagagctccgatcgctgcactgtttgcggctacgcgttccttgtgaagagctctacaaaacccatacaagaaACTGGGGAGGTAACCACGAAatcttttctattcttctctctaaaattttgagttttagggtttatgattaagtaagatttgtgatttttgggtgtttaggttcgctctaatccttgcttagcattgggtTTTGGATACCAAAACTATTGGAGCTTGTTGGAAATTGTTGGAGTTACATTGAAAGCTTGGATTATGGTTGGGAGCTTATTTGCGCTAAATTGGAGTTTTGGTGCATatagggaatcggccaaggtatggtttcggtttcctctatgtagtatataatattcatggacacttaggctagtgacctataggatatGTTTGAAATAAAATGATTGTTGATATGTTGAATGTTGATGTATAATGGTTATTGATGAGTTTATGAATGTTGGGTTCAATTATAATGATTTACAATGATATGATGATATTGAATGATTGTAGGGATTGGAAGTTGGTTTATTATGATATTTGTAGTGTTAAGATTGATGAAAGGGTAAGTCTAAATGTGGTTTGATCTTAAGTGTTAAATAGTTGATGTTGAAGTTGAGAGTAATGAAATAAGAAGGAGAATGTGGTAAGGTTGGTGTATTAGAGAGAGAAattccaacttctctctagggtttACCCTCTCAAATTTGGAATTCTCTTGTTGAATTCGGTGAGATCTATTGTCAATTCACTTCTACTTTGCTTCCAATTGTAAATCTAGATTCTCATACTCTCAAAAAAGTTCTTATTGTTCAAGTTAATTGTGGATCTTAGCTTTTGGATGTTGTTACTTCTATTTCCATTGATACATTGAGGTAATTCAAGTTCTTAGCCttcaattgtttgattgttgttaatctcttgtagtGGACACCTTTGAAttcaatttcattcttaattttaCAATGTCTCTCATCAttgctctccaagtgtttgagaaaatgccaactttaactATGGAGTAGACTTTTCTTACTTGGCTTAGAAGTTGagatattggagacacttgaattgttAATATCTTTTGTTGATTATCAATTgaaaattgctaattgatttgcatgtcactaaagctagacttctcTAGGGTTgggctaggacttgtgaatccAAATTGATTACTTTCACTTGAATTTTCTTCATACtataggttaactaagtgaagcaataactaattgtaataaaaaattaatagaaataatGATGATAGGGAGTCCAATCCTCACttctagccaaggcttttatatcACTTGATTTTCGTTCACATTACTATCTTGTTCCTTTCTAATATGAAACTCCAAACACCAATACACTCCCTAACCAACAATGTGAATCTTGGagcactcctagggagaacgactcgggactcatactctcggttattgaatTTAGATTGTTTGATGTGGAATTACGTGTCAGTTTAAACTATACTACGATTGGAATTCTTGATAAATTCTATACCGGCATAAAATCATTCATCACCCACCTAGGTGAGTTGTCTGGTTAGTGACAGGAGCGGAGGATCCGGACATCTTTTTGagtcttttggtttattttatatatgtctCTCAAGTTGGTATTTtggttttgcctagaggcttgtatttgagagaacaaaattgTACAATTTATTTTTACTGTCTGGTTCTTtttggtctgtatatggctagccggcttaaactcctcgagtcgtggctagattcttatgatgtTACACTATTATATTTTGATACACCTTATTtatatcttgtgctttaagttaggaGCTTCGTTAGCACATTTTGCGCTTTTGAAATTCTGACtttgagctatattcttcatcgggcttctagattacactattctttctatatatatatatatattatgtatgagcttagaactgtcgtaatctctaaTTAACTTTTGCTTTACGAcgtgaggtaaagcttaggctaattagggtgttacatttagtggtatcagagtggttcgtcctcgtgagcctgagggatggactgattgtgcttcattgcatactctgtgtgtcttttctttgatgctattaggttatctgtttgatattgcatagcatgcttgtttgtgagtgcctgtttgggataattgaagcactaggcttttgatattaagactgatcaccttgatatcaattgtttggtgtagacagaaaCCCTAATGGCCACTTGCGGACGAGATCGAGCACGTTCACGCGAGAGTAGGAATGAGCAACCGGCGGATAACCATGCCGAATTCATGGCGGCCATGGAAAACCTTGCGAATACTATGGAGGCtaatgctgctgcgactctgcaagctgtgcagaaGTTAGGCCAACTGGTTGGGAACGGAAATGGCAATGGGAATGGCGAAGGGAATGCCAATGATAATGCTGAGGGAAACGGCGATAACACGAGTGGTGTTCCGATGACCTTATCGACGTTCCTCAAGGTTCATCCGCCAACTTTCTGAGGGTCAACTAATCCTACCGAAGCGGACAACTGGTTCCAGGCTATGGAGCATGCTTTATAGGCGCAGCATGTTCCCATCAATCAATATGTCGAGTTTACCGCTTATCAGCTAGCGAGAGAGGCCCAGCCCTGGTGGCAAGCAGAGTGTCGCTTGCTACAGCTTCAGAACGCCAACATTCCATGGGAGGTGTTCCAAACGGCCTTTTATAAGAAGTACTTCCTTGGGTCTGCaagggaagcaaaggagatggaaCTGATGCAGTTGAAGCAAGGTTCTCTATCTGTGGCGGACTACACCAGCAAGTTTAAGGAACTCtgtaggttttctagggtatgtTATGGTGCATCAGAGACTTATGAGAGTTGGAAGTGTATTAAATACCAAAGCAGGTTGAAGGATAGCATTATGACTGCTGTGACTCTTATGGAGATCCGTGTCTTCTCCGACTTGGTGAATAAGGCAAGAGTGATGGAGGAGTATGCCAAGACTGTGGCGGTGTCCAAGGACACTTATGGAAGGGGATCTAATTTGGGGCGTGGCAAGTATTTTCATCTGAGAGGACAAAGCTTTAAGAGAGGAGGATATGTGCCTCAAGGGCTAGGAGGCTTCAGAAAGAACACCCATGATCAGATTCAGCGTGGCAAAGGGAGAGGAAATCATAGTAAAAGTTCTTCGGATTTAGCTTGTGATCGTTGTGGACATTTTCATCTATATGACTCTTGCAAGATTGATATAGGTGGGTGCTTCAACTGTGGCTTGCCTGGTTATTTTGCGAGGGATTGCACACGTGGGAAGAACCCAAGTGCGGGTCAGAGTCAGCACCAGGGGTGAGTTTTTACTGTGAATTCCAAGGATGCTTCCAAGGCAGATCCGTTGATGAGAGGTATATGTTTAATTGGTGATAAGACTTTAGTTGCATTGAATGATACTGGAGCATCgcatttgtttattttgtttgctaAGGTTGAGAAATTAGGCTTGAAAGTGTCAGAGTTACCGTTTGATCTGCATGTACATACTCCGCATCAGATAGTTATGACTAGGTCAGGGTGTAGacaagtaggtttcaagcttgagggTAGAGACTTTGTGCATGACTTGATTTGTTTACCAATGATTGGATTGGAGATGATTTTtgggtttgattggttgtcgaagaatcaggttttgttggattgctttgagcGGTCAATTTGGTTTATGCTGGAAGGAAAAAATAGAGCGGTGGTAGCTACCGGGTATTACCTGAACTCTGTAATGGTGCATTATAGTAGGAAAGAGTGTCAGGGGTATATTCTATTTGCTGCTAATGCGTTGGGTGATGCCCAGAACTTAGATCAGATACCGGTGGTTAAAGACTTTCTGGAAGTATTCCCGGAAGATATCCCTGAGTTCCCACCTCAAAAAGAGATTGAATTTGCGATTGAATTGGTGCCGAGAGCTGGACCAGTGTCAATTGCGCCGTATAGAATGGCTCCGATAGAGCTGGCAGAATTAAAGACTtagttggaagagcttctgaacaagaggttcattcgaccgagtgtatcaccgtggggagcgccagttttattggtaaagaagaaagatggaggaaTGCGATTGTGCATGGATTACCGACATTTAAATAAAGTGACtgtaaagaataagtacccgttgccaaggatagatgacttgatggatcagTTGCAAGGAGCTGGAATGTTTTTTAAGATAGATTTGAGATCCGGTTATCATCAGATCAGAGTGAAGGAGGACGATATTCCTAAGACCTAATTTAGGACGcgctat
This window contains:
- the LOC112721426 gene encoding uncharacterized protein, with product MRGICLIGDKTLVALNDTGASHLFILFAKVEKLGLKVSELPFDLHVHTPHQIVMTRSGCRQVGFKLEGRDFVHDLICLPMIGLEMIFGFDWLSKNQVLLDCFERSIWFMLEGKNRAVVATGYYLNSVMVHYSRKECQGYILFAANALGDAQNLDQIPVVKDFLEVFPEDIPEFPPQKEIEFAIELVPRAGPVSIAPYRMAPIELAELKT